A single window of Flavobacteriales bacterium DNA harbors:
- the kdsA gene encoding 3-deoxy-8-phosphooctulonate synthase — MQIQSIPHIRHADSGAFLLMAGPCVVESEALCMQVAEHLANLCDRLKIPYIFKASYRKANRSRIDSFTGIGDEEALNILAKVRETFDVPVVTDIHTDEDAAMAAPYCDVLQIPAFLCRQTSLLLAAAQTGKVVNIKKGQFLSPGAMKFAVQKVIDSGNPNVLVTERGTTFGYTDLVVDFRGIPVMQAFAPVILDVTHSLQQPNQEQGVTGGLPHLIETIASAGIAAGADGLFMETHPDPSKALSDGANMLAMDRMEKLLEKLLKIRKAIL, encoded by the coding sequence ATGCAGATCCAATCCATTCCCCATATCCGACACGCAGATAGCGGTGCTTTCCTGCTGATGGCGGGCCCTTGCGTTGTTGAAAGCGAAGCCCTGTGTATGCAGGTGGCCGAACATCTTGCCAACCTATGCGACCGGTTGAAGATCCCTTATATTTTCAAAGCCTCCTACCGAAAAGCCAATCGCTCCCGCATCGACTCCTTCACCGGAATCGGTGATGAAGAAGCATTGAATATTCTGGCCAAGGTGCGGGAAACCTTTGACGTGCCGGTGGTCACCGACATTCATACGGATGAGGATGCGGCCATGGCGGCACCCTACTGTGACGTGCTGCAGATTCCTGCGTTTCTCTGCCGGCAAACATCCCTGTTGCTGGCGGCGGCCCAAACCGGAAAAGTGGTAAACATCAAAAAAGGACAATTCCTTTCTCCGGGCGCGATGAAGTTCGCAGTGCAGAAAGTGATTGATTCCGGCAACCCGAATGTGTTGGTAACCGAAAGAGGCACAACCTTCGGATATACTGACCTGGTGGTAGACTTCCGAGGCATCCCGGTGATGCAGGCTTTTGCACCGGTTATACTGGACGTAACGCATTCGCTGCAGCAACCCAACCAGGAACAGGGTGTAACGGGCGGACTTCCGCACCTGATCGAAACCATTGCAAGCGCAGGCATCGCAGCTGGTGCAGACGGCCTCTTCATGGAAACACATCCGGATCCGTCCAAAGCCCTGTCAGACGGTGCCAACATGCTCGCCATGGACCGGATGGAAAAACTGCTTGAAAAACTACTGAAGATCAGGAAAGCTATTTTGTGA